The genomic region GGTTCTCCTCTTTATTTCATGTAATTCCGAAGTTGTCCGTTTAACGAAAGGCTTGGTTGAATAAACCCTTTACAGACATAGCAATCTTTATCTTCTTCGTACGTTAACTCAGTTAAAACGGTACTCGTCTTTAATTGAGCCAGTAGCTTTCCTTCAGAATTCGGCAAACAAACTTTAAACTCTTCCATACTATCCTTCATGAGAGATTGTACCTTTTGACGAAGATTCTGTAAATCCTCTTCCTCAAATGCTGTTACTATGATTGATTCATGTTTAGATGACGGAACAAAATCAGCATGTTTCTCATCTCGTTTATTGTAGACCGTTAGAATTGGGATCGTATCTGCATCAAGTTCTTCTAAAAGTTTATATACCGTCTGCTCATGATTAAAATAATCGGGATTTGATGAATCGACAACATGCATAATTAAGTTCGCTTCTTTTGCTTCTTCTAACGTTGAACGAAAAGCTGCAATTAATGATGTTGGCAAATCCTGTATAAATCCTACTGTATCTGTTAGTAATGCTGTAAATCCAGAGGGAAGGATACATCTCCTTGTCATTGGATCAAGTGTAGCAAACAATTGATTTTCTTCAAATGAATCAGCTTCAGTTAAGCGGTTAAATATAGTAGATTTTCCTGCATTTGTATAACCGACAAGAGCAATCTGGTACGTTTGATTATGTTTTCTTCTTTCTCTATATCTTTCACGATGTTGAACAATTACCTTAAGTTGATCTTTTATATCATCAATACGACGGCGGATATGACGGCGATCTGTCTCGAGTTGAGTTTCCCCCGGCCCTCTCGTTCCAATACCACCACCAAGTCTAGATAAAGATAATCCTTTACCAGCAAGCCTTGGTAATAAATATTGTAATTGAGCTAATTCAACTTGCAGCTTACCCTCCTTTGATCTGGCACGCTGAGCAAAAATATCAAGAATAAGCTGTGTACGATCAATGACTCTTGCATCTGTTAAGTTTGAAAGGTTACGAATTTGGCTTGGTGATAGTTCATCATTAAAAATAATAACATCTGGTTCTAACTCTTCTTCCAAAGCGATCAGCTCTTCTACCTTCCCTTTACCGATGTATGTCGCTGGGTGCCTTGTATTTCTTTTTTGCGTAACTGTAGCTAATACTTTCCCTTTAGCCGTCTTTGTCAGAGACGCGAGTTCATCTAATGAGTATTCAAATCTCATGTCATCATCACTAGGAAGTTGACACCCAACTAAAATAACGTTCTCGAATTCTTGTTGCTTTGTTTCTGTCAAAGAATATCTCCTCCATCTGTCATATATTTCAAGTATTACTATCATATCAAATTAAACTTCATTACAAAAATGTTTACACAAGGTAATCACTATACAAATAGTATGAACAATAGGCATATATTTAAGAAAAAGACTCTGTTAAACCTTGGTTGATTTTCGTTCCAGGACACTCGCCGGATACTGCTGGCGGGTTTGGGAGCCCACTCGGAGCTTCTCCCCTGCAGGAGTCTCGCGTCCTTTCACTTCAATCAGCCCTGTTAAATATCAACACTCTTCTTTAACACAGCCAAAAAAAAAGATTGAATTTTACATTAGAACTGATACAATCAATACGTTAAATATGAATTTCAACTAGAAACTTCAGAGGGGTAAAACCAACTATGACGTGGGATGTTATGACGATAATCGGTACTGTTGCGTTTGCAATAAGTGGAGCGATTGTTGCGATGGAAGAAGATTATGATATATTGGGAGTCTATATTTTAGGGCTCGTTACTGCGTTTGGTGGTGGAGCTATACGTAATTTACTAATAGGTGTTCCTGTCTCAGCTTTATGGGAACAAGGTATTATGTTTCAGGTAGCGATGTTATCCATTACGATTTTGTTTATCTTCCCAAATCGTTTACTTAAACATTGGAAAAGATGGGGTAACTTCTTTGATGCAATTGGATTAGCCGCTTTTGCCATTCAAGGAGCCTTATATGCAACAGAAATGAATCATCCAATCAGTGCCATTGTTGTGGCAGCTGTGTTAACCGGAAGTGGTGGTGGAATCATTCGTGATTTATTAGCCGGAAGAAAGCCAGTTGTCTTACAATCTGAAATATATGCTGTTTGGGCTGCACTAGCAGGACTTTCCATTAGCTTCTCTATTGTAACAGGCCCACTCGGCTTGTACACCTTATTTGTTGCCATCGTGGCATTACGTATGGCTTCACTTATCTATAAATGGAGATTACCTGTAAAGTCTTTAGGTAACCAGAAGCAACATCATAGTATGTAATGCACGAAAGGGAGTCTGGTTTAATCCAGACTCCCTTTTTTTATACAT from Bacillus sp. BGMRC 2118 harbors:
- a CDS encoding trimeric intracellular cation channel family protein, with product MTWDVMTIIGTVAFAISGAIVAMEEDYDILGVYILGLVTAFGGGAIRNLLIGVPVSALWEQGIMFQVAMLSITILFIFPNRLLKHWKRWGNFFDAIGLAAFAIQGALYATEMNHPISAIVVAAVLTGSGGGIIRDLLAGRKPVVLQSEIYAVWAALAGLSISFSIVTGPLGLYTLFVAIVALRMASLIYKWRLPVKSLGNQKQHHSM
- the hflX gene encoding GTPase HflX, which produces MIVILEIYDRWRRYSLTETKQQEFENVILVGCQLPSDDDMRFEYSLDELASLTKTAKGKVLATVTQKRNTRHPATYIGKGKVEELIALEEELEPDVIIFNDELSPSQIRNLSNLTDARVIDRTQLILDIFAQRARSKEGKLQVELAQLQYLLPRLAGKGLSLSRLGGGIGTRGPGETQLETDRRHIRRRIDDIKDQLKVIVQHRERYRERRKHNQTYQIALVGYTNAGKSTIFNRLTEADSFEENQLFATLDPMTRRCILPSGFTALLTDTVGFIQDLPTSLIAAFRSTLEEAKEANLIMHVVDSSNPDYFNHEQTVYKLLEELDADTIPILTVYNKRDEKHADFVPSSKHESIIVTAFEEEDLQNLRQKVQSLMKDSMEEFKVCLPNSEGKLLAQLKTSTVLTELTYEEDKDCYVCKGFIQPSLSLNGQLRNYMK